The following proteins are co-located in the Marinomonas profundi genome:
- the gloA2 gene encoding SMU1112c/YaeR family gloxylase I-like metalloprotein yields MFSVSHVHHVAIICSDYERSKHFYSGILGFKILKETYREARLSYKLDLAINQDQQIELFSFPTPPARPSRPEAQGLRHLAFAVSDLHACIQHLEQNNIATEEIRLDELTGKRFTFFADPDGLPLELYEA; encoded by the coding sequence ATGTTTTCTGTTTCTCACGTTCACCACGTCGCCATTATTTGTTCTGACTACGAGCGGTCAAAACATTTCTACAGCGGCATTCTAGGCTTCAAAATCCTTAAAGAAACCTATCGAGAAGCTCGCTTGTCTTATAAATTAGACCTAGCCATTAACCAAGATCAACAAATCGAGCTTTTTTCGTTTCCAACCCCACCAGCAAGACCCTCTCGCCCCGAAGCCCAAGGATTAAGGCACCTCGCCTTTGCCGTGTCAGATTTACACGCCTGTATTCAGCACCTAGAGCAGAATAATATTGCGACCGAAGAGATTCGCTTGGATGAGCTTACCGGTAAACGGTTTACGTTTTTTGCCGACCCAGACGGCTTGCCGCTTGAACTCTATGAGGCATAA
- the grxD gene encoding Grx4 family monothiol glutaredoxin yields the protein MSNTIETIKEQISSNDILLYMKGNPRAPQCGFSSQAVQALMSCGERFAFVNILENPDIRAELPKFANWPTFPQLWVKGELVGGCDIIVEMASNGELQTLIKEAVGSTEE from the coding sequence ATGAGCAATACAATCGAGACAATTAAAGAGCAGATTAGCAGCAATGATATTTTGCTATACATGAAAGGCAACCCTCGCGCGCCTCAGTGTGGTTTTTCATCACAGGCGGTACAGGCATTAATGTCTTGTGGCGAGCGTTTTGCCTTCGTGAATATTTTGGAGAATCCAGACATTCGCGCAGAATTGCCAAAGTTTGCCAACTGGCCAACGTTCCCTCAGCTTTGGGTGAAAGGCGAGTTGGTTGGTGGCTGCGATATCATTGTTGAGATGGCGAGCAATGGCGAGCTACAAACGCTGATTAAAGAAGCGGTGGGTTCTACTGAAGAATAA